Proteins from one Sporocytophaga myxococcoides genomic window:
- a CDS encoding J domain-containing protein, protein MLKLKDYYKVLHLSSKASADEIKKAYRKLALQFHPDKNSTPQAKAVFQEINEAYGVLSDPVKKNNYDSSFNQSYQANTSHTGEKSNTENHRPFHKSSGKQKFKNKDPYKHFALKGKFFSSFIFFFCLILCLDYLISQRYDNTIVEDISSFEAQTANYTDHYNHEIRSSKIDFNFNSGSANTLTPYDTISVDITPIFGIVKSCHPASNGKLNYADGFSIYYPFTFLILLAMGASFAALFVKSSETGFSLSVLAMILFIIVQFLLAKS, encoded by the coding sequence TTGTTGAAATTGAAGGACTATTACAAAGTTTTACATCTTTCATCCAAAGCTTCTGCGGATGAAATTAAAAAAGCATACAGAAAACTTGCCTTGCAATTTCATCCTGACAAAAACTCAACTCCTCAGGCTAAAGCTGTATTTCAGGAAATTAACGAAGCTTATGGTGTACTTAGTGATCCTGTTAAAAAAAATAATTACGATTCCAGCTTTAATCAGTCATATCAGGCAAATACTTCCCATACAGGAGAAAAATCAAATACAGAAAACCATCGTCCCTTTCATAAATCTTCTGGAAAACAAAAGTTTAAAAACAAAGACCCATATAAGCATTTTGCACTAAAAGGAAAATTTTTCTCCTCTTTTATATTCTTTTTCTGTCTAATCCTTTGCCTGGATTATTTAATTTCTCAAAGGTATGACAATACAATCGTAGAAGATATTTCAAGCTTTGAAGCCCAAACTGCAAATTATACGGATCATTACAACCATGAAATCCGAAGTTCAAAAATTGATTTTAATTTTAATTCGGGATCTGCTAATACCCTTACACCTTATGATACAATCAGTGTAGATATCACTCCCATCTTTGGTATTGTAAAATCCTGCCATCCTGCTTCCAATGGAAAGTTAAATTATGCAGATGGATTTTCAATTTACTATCCTTTTACTTTTTTGATTCTTCTGGCTATGGGAGCAAGCTTTGCAGCCCTGTTTGTTAAATCCAGTGAAACAGGATTTTCTCTTTCAGTATTGGCTATGATTTTATTTATAATAGTTCAATTTCTGCTGGCTAAAAGCTGA
- a CDS encoding TIGR04283 family arsenosugar biosynthesis glycosyltransferase: MKISVIIPTFQEGEDIGRLIKYLKRQSNPSLLHEIIVADGNSNDETVPIARHQGARILNCPVRGRAAQMNFAAARASGDILYFIHANTFPPKGFCDDIIFAVKDGYSAGCFRLQVDYNHWFLKLNCWFTRFNSDYVKFGDQSLFVTKEEFTNCIGFDEKLYFLEDLELIKRIKSNAKFKIVSKYVLVSGKKYLENGIYKLQITFFLLFIMYKLKYSQDKMLMAYKRMIHSRKND; this comes from the coding sequence ATGAAAATCAGTGTAATAATTCCCACATTTCAGGAAGGGGAGGATATTGGACGATTAATCAAATATCTTAAAAGACAATCAAATCCCTCTTTACTGCATGAGATTATAGTGGCTGACGGAAATAGTAATGATGAAACTGTACCAATTGCCCGTCATCAGGGGGCAAGGATTTTGAATTGTCCCGTAAGGGGAAGGGCAGCCCAGATGAATTTTGCGGCAGCGCGGGCATCCGGCGATATTCTTTATTTTATCCATGCCAATACTTTTCCTCCCAAAGGTTTCTGTGATGATATCATTTTTGCAGTGAAAGATGGTTATTCTGCAGGTTGTTTCAGACTTCAGGTAGATTATAATCATTGGTTTTTAAAGCTGAATTGTTGGTTTACCCGATTTAATTCGGATTATGTAAAATTTGGTGATCAGAGTTTATTTGTAACTAAAGAAGAGTTTACAAACTGTATAGGATTTGACGAGAAGCTTTATTTTCTTGAAGATCTTGAGTTAATAAAGAGAATTAAAAGTAATGCAAAGTTCAAAATTGTCAGCAAGTATGTTCTTGTTTCAGGGAAGAAGTATCTTGAGAATGGTATTTATAAACTTCAGATAACATTTTTTCTGTTGTTTATTATGTACAAATTGAAGTATTCTCAGGATAAAATGCTAATGGCATATAAACGAATGATTCATTCCAGGAAAAACGATTGA
- a CDS encoding PrsW family intramembrane metalloprotease, protein MNYKKIIAFITLCFWPMLLFAEGKKTFFVGRSLYFWVLLGGGVYIFYLYHINKNEKKEFFKIPFIRSLSMSLTLLLFSFLAINFFIKEPDIIKSPTETFDEEYLPVKDLIQKEELYIGKLEQSFLDPDLNFECIQNHFRIPHSWEENNRYLERDDYTLLNFFSDRLNFSDSAYVDQARLSIGLFKYFSDSLPSALSYFKSVVNRRLSYLNYYSAVTYLKIGDTLQAKQLFNNAIHINDVFNSAAFEEYTLLLEKYNDEAGLKELLHSSKTEQFVPFQMATKFYFLNGDYIKYYLKVLSHSFKDFKWTGFLAALGIMLVWLFYIIRIDIYEKEDWFPLLLTLLYGMTFTFLAFFFYDFFRYYLHFDRSGNFWNDLLYCIFGIGAIEEFVKIIPLFLLVAFFSEHLNEAYDYILYACLSALGFAFVENILYFDGDLAGIVQGRGMTSVPSHMIASSIVAYGFVLSKYRFKKFPLWLSFPMFFLLGSMTHGLYDFWIFKQVFPVFLLHFVISVSVWIIIINNCMNNSPYFNYKMKYRSENMQTYMAVSLTAIFVLQYALVAWEKGPSIAGHSLTTAFIIGGIFTVYYTDKLTNMDLVKGYWNTISIHSVTDKRRNNAFNLRLFFVRLISGDIIPHHFVGDKVSLSCEKNNLKLLAHFPHPINGEIIDRLVVTCKVPGTGRLFKDPYWFKLITEEAISPGADPETIFLFRFSDDQPSFSENKPLLIHLYCFRNHHVKDDLLQKEDLRSLGKAMLRLRSVE, encoded by the coding sequence ATGAATTACAAAAAAATAATTGCGTTTATTACATTGTGCTTTTGGCCAATGCTGCTTTTTGCCGAAGGAAAAAAAACTTTTTTTGTAGGACGTTCGCTGTATTTCTGGGTTTTATTAGGTGGGGGAGTCTATATATTTTACCTGTATCATATTAATAAAAATGAAAAGAAGGAATTTTTCAAAATCCCTTTTATCAGATCACTTTCAATGTCTCTGACATTGCTGCTGTTTTCTTTTTTGGCTATCAATTTTTTCATCAAAGAACCTGATATTATTAAAAGTCCGACTGAGACGTTTGATGAAGAGTATTTACCCGTAAAGGATTTAATTCAAAAAGAGGAGTTATATATTGGAAAACTAGAACAATCTTTTTTGGATCCAGATCTTAATTTTGAATGCATTCAAAATCATTTCAGAATACCTCATTCCTGGGAAGAAAATAACAGGTATTTAGAAAGAGACGATTATACTTTACTGAATTTTTTTTCTGACAGATTAAATTTTAGCGATTCTGCTTATGTAGATCAGGCAAGATTGTCTATAGGACTGTTCAAATATTTTTCAGACAGCCTCCCTTCCGCCTTATCTTATTTCAAAAGCGTAGTCAATAGAAGGCTGTCCTATCTGAATTATTATTCAGCTGTTACTTATTTGAAAATTGGTGATACTCTCCAGGCAAAGCAGCTTTTTAATAATGCTATCCATATCAATGATGTCTTTAACAGTGCAGCATTTGAAGAATATACTTTACTTCTGGAAAAGTATAACGATGAAGCAGGGTTAAAAGAATTGTTACATTCTTCCAAGACAGAACAGTTTGTACCATTTCAAATGGCTACAAAATTCTATTTTCTTAATGGAGATTATATAAAATATTATTTAAAAGTTCTTTCTCACTCATTTAAAGACTTTAAGTGGACAGGCTTTTTAGCTGCCTTAGGAATAATGCTGGTCTGGTTGTTTTATATTATCCGGATTGATATTTATGAAAAGGAAGACTGGTTTCCTTTGTTATTAACACTCTTGTATGGAATGACGTTTACATTCCTTGCATTCTTCTTTTATGATTTTTTCAGATACTATTTGCATTTTGACAGAAGTGGAAATTTCTGGAATGATTTATTGTATTGTATTTTTGGGATAGGTGCTATTGAAGAATTTGTCAAGATTATTCCTTTATTCTTACTTGTTGCTTTTTTTTCTGAGCACTTAAATGAGGCCTATGATTATATTCTATATGCATGTCTCAGCGCGTTGGGGTTTGCATTTGTTGAGAATATCCTGTATTTCGATGGTGACCTTGCCGGAATTGTGCAGGGCAGGGGCATGACATCAGTTCCATCTCACATGATTGCCTCATCAATAGTTGCCTATGGTTTTGTATTGAGTAAATACAGATTTAAAAAATTCCCTCTATGGCTCTCATTTCCGATGTTTTTCCTGCTTGGCAGCATGACACATGGGTTGTATGACTTCTGGATCTTTAAACAGGTTTTTCCGGTATTTCTTTTACACTTTGTGATTTCTGTTTCAGTGTGGATCATTATTATCAATAACTGCATGAACAATTCTCCATATTTCAATTATAAAATGAAATATCGTTCTGAAAACATGCAGACTTATATGGCTGTATCTTTAACTGCAATTTTTGTGCTTCAGTATGCCTTGGTGGCTTGGGAAAAGGGCCCCTCAATTGCTGGCCATTCTTTGACTACTGCCTTTATTATAGGAGGAATTTTTACTGTTTATTATACTGATAAATTAACCAATATGGACCTTGTAAAAGGTTATTGGAATACGATTTCAATTCATTCTGTAACAGATAAAAGGAGAAACAATGCATTTAACCTTCGCTTGTTTTTTGTAAGGCTGATTTCCGGAGATATTATTCCTCATCATTTTGTGGGTGACAAAGTCAGTCTTTCATGTGAAAAAAATAACCTCAAATTGCTTGCTCATTTTCCTCATCCAATCAATGGTGAAATAATTGACAGGCTTGTAGTTACATGTAAGGTTCCGGGAACTGGACGCTTGTTTAAAGATCCTTACTGGTTTAAATTAATAACTGAAGAAGCAATAAGCCCGGGCGCTGATCCTGAAACAATATTTTTATTCAGATTTTCTGATGACCAGCCTTCGTTTAGTGAAAATAAACCATTGTTAATTCATTTGTATTGTTTTAGAAATCATCATGTCAAAGATGATTTATTGCAAAAGGAAGATTTAAGGTCATTGGGAAAAGCAATGTTGAGGTTAAGGTCAGTTGAATGA
- the msrA gene encoding peptide-methionine (S)-S-oxide reductase MsrA, whose product MANLDTATFGAGCFWCVEAIFQDMKGVHKVVSGYTGGQVDNPTYKEVCTGNTGHAEVIQIYYDPVLVSFKDLLEVFWQTHDPTTLNRQGNDVGTQYRSSVFYHNSEQKELAEKYKKELDKSGAFSSPIVTEIVPISKFFPAEDYHQNYFNLNQGQPYCTYVIKPKVEKFKKVFGDKLKK is encoded by the coding sequence ATGGCAAATTTAGATACCGCCACATTCGGAGCAGGATGCTTCTGGTGTGTAGAGGCAATTTTTCAGGATATGAAAGGTGTACACAAAGTCGTGTCTGGCTATACAGGTGGACAAGTTGACAATCCTACTTATAAAGAAGTATGTACAGGAAACACCGGTCATGCTGAAGTCATTCAGATTTATTATGACCCGGTATTAGTTTCTTTTAAGGACTTGTTGGAAGTATTCTGGCAAACGCATGATCCTACTACCCTGAACAGGCAAGGCAATGATGTTGGCACTCAATACCGTTCGTCTGTTTTTTATCATAATTCAGAACAAAAAGAACTGGCAGAAAAATATAAAAAGGAGCTTGATAAGTCAGGTGCATTCAGTAGTCCTATTGTAACTGAAATTGTGCCTATCAGCAAATTCTTCCCGGCGGAAGATTATCATCAGAATTACTTCAATCTGAATCAGGGGCAACCATATTGTACCTATGTAATAAAACCTAAAGTTGAAAAATTTAAAAAGGTTTTTGGTGATAAATTGAAAAAATAA